The sequence below is a genomic window from Pangasianodon hypophthalmus isolate fPanHyp1 chromosome 27, fPanHyp1.pri, whole genome shotgun sequence.
ATCAAGGACACACtgactatactacacactgagcTAAATTATTGCACAAAACAGCTTTCTTACAGGCACTAAGCTTAAGCCAGTAAGTAAtcctttatttatctatatcACAAGGCTGAAAAGCTGAAAGTGACAGCCTAAACATGCCTGTCAGGTTGAAGGATGTCCTCTGGTTGTTAATATGAGCTGTGGCtaaccacttaaaaaaaaaaaaaaaaaccctcctcaGTTCCACGTCAGTAAATTACTCACAAATGAACACATCTGTGTCAAGGGTGATACTGAACACAATTCAAGGCGTTTAGGCAAGAAAGCATATTGGACTTGTACTTCTATTAACATGAATTTCAGCCCCACCAGAGacgacaaaataaaataaaataaataaaatagccaCCGTGTGGAAACGCCTTAGAAATTAAACCCGAGTCAGTCTgacagctagctaacgttagtaACGCCTAGCATCTTGTAGAAGCAGTTTAGCTAATTTATGAATGGAAAATAAGATATAGCACCGAAAATAAGATTATAAACTGTTTAATAAACACTAGTGTATATATTTAGAGCCGGTCCTGGCTCTCTGTTTTAGTTTAGGCGGCTAAGAGGCTATGTGGCTAGTTAAAAtttcagttttacacacacacacacacacacacacacacacacacacacattcattccaGCAAGGAAATTTTGTTTAGTCACCAGTCACTATAGTGAATGCTATAAGgctgtaaaaatacaaaaccttttacacttttacattcCTATCCCGAATACTTCAGGGACAAACCAGGCTATTAAAGGCtcctaatgctagctagctgtggGCTGCAGGCTTCAGCAGACACTCGTTagctgttagctagcttgttccCTCCATTCAAGTCTAGCACGCTAACTTGTGTTATTTACGCGTTTTACAAAGAATGCTAACAGCTAGCATTCGTTTTAAccaaaacaataacacacatgcTTTATTAGCATCACACTGAGTTAGCCAGGAAGCTAACACCCAGACAGATCACTGACCCAGTGCACATTAAGCGCTAGTCTGAGCTGAACTCGTAAACCCATACTACTCTACCGCACTCAGCGCCAGCGCCGCTGCCCTACTCCTCTGACACACTAGTATGGAAGTAGGCGGGTTTTTTGTGGATGTAGCCGATTAGCCTAGCTTGATTCACTTACCTTGAGCCGAACACTTTGGAACAGCTTATAGAGTTGCTCAGGTCGCAAAGAGCCCGATAGTTCGCATCCCGGGATATCTCCCGCTCCACGTGAAACGCGTAAACGGACAGCAGTATTCCTAGCAGGCAAACGAGGAACCTGGCTATTCTTTCCCATCGAGGGGTGGACACTCTCAAGACGGGCGCCGCCATGTTTTTTCCCGGCCTTGCTCGCACACGCAGCCTTCTCCGACCATTGGGCCCGCGGGAGCGGAGACGTGGAAGAGCGTCGGCGCGCGCCACAGCGGCAGGGGCGTGTCCACCCGCGTCAGCGCTCTGCGGCCGGCAGGGGGCGCGCGCGCGCTCGGGTTCGGGTTCAAACAGACGGGtgggtgcaaaagtttgcaccccctaAAGTTTCTAGGTGGGAAAAAGGGTAGTGTACCTCAACTCTGCAATTTGCAATTTatacaccaaataaataaataaacaaacaaacaaacaaacagacacctgtcagctccagggtccccggttcgatcctcgggttactgtctgtgtggagtttctgtttatgttgttcccatgtctgtgtgtgtatgtttcctCTGGTTTCACAGGTTTCCTCCATAAAACAGGCAGGTGGGTGGTTTGGCTACTCCAGATTTTCCCttggtatgaatgagtgtgtgtgagtttgtgtgtgtgtatgcatggtgccctgtgatgggctcaaggagtgtattcctgcctcatgcccagtattcCTGTCCACCGTGACctagaccaggataaagtaatAACTGAAAGTGAGTGATTGAAATAAATGTCCTGCAACAAAACAGCAGTATGAAACAGTAAGGAAATTATAATCTAAATCAGCttgtttacttttactttttttttaatttcagttttctgTGCTATCTACCTGTGTATCTTCTCTTTGCACATTGGATGCCTGTGTACAATTCAGTTTGTGGGATGTCACTGCTTGTCACTTGATGCCTTGGTGAGCACACAGCTTGTgcattttcaataaataaatatttctttattctgatcTGATTTGAAGATCCGATCTGAAGAAGGCAGTTTATGGCATCTAAAGAATGAGCAAATATTGGTCAGGCAATCTGTCAGAGTTCTATATAATCAGTGAGGAAGACTGTGTGAAGGGCAGATATTAAAACTGAGAGGATCCAGAAACTGCCTGGAGAATATGCAAAATGGTTGATAAGACATTGTTGTAAGCTAACAGTGGACATAAAGACTATTAAAgaacatttatatcacattcagaaacagagattaaaaaaaacttctttatTTTGTCCTGAGGTTGTGCACTCAATAATATCAATATAGCCATATTAAGGCTAAATATCATATAGATAATCAAAGGTTGGCCTTGATGAGACACAATATATGTCTGGTATAAATATTACAACTGAAACAAATATTATTGATAGAGAATCATAATATTACATCATTCGTAATCATgcatcattctttttttatagtCTCCAATCACTCGATTTTTGCCTTTGACAATTTCTGTTTCTTCAGAGATATTTAACCaggtcgcacacacacacatttcctttgTCATTAATGACCAAATAGACAAACAATCAGATGGCTGTTGATCTGGAAGTCTGAATATAAaactcagaaaaaaagtttgaaaagtctGGAACAGTAAAAAACCCAACTGAGAAGAACTCAAAATATGACTAATTGCaggtgttatttattttccatattaTTTATTGCTCGGTGCCATGAAGTGTGGCAATAATTATGGAGCTGACTGTTCTAATAACATAATGACCATTACATAAACAACAAATATTAttctatataatattataattacaatCTTAGCTAAACTTCTTACTCATcgaattaaatgtaataatcagTCATTCATGTACTTtaagctggaaatgtaattatatgttacatttattatttattctaatgATGAGAAAGCTGTGAATATTTGCAAATGAATGGAATTTGGTTGTGCTTGAgttttttctgtgtaatttgaTGTCCAGATGAACTTGAGGAAAATGTGTAAAGCCACAAGcctgcaaaacaaaaaataaataaataaaaaataaaaataaaaaaaaatcactacatCACAACTTTTTGACAATTTCAGTATAATGCTCATTGGGAAAAGACAGTATAAAGCCAGTTAACAttgtaatttctttaaaaaagtttttcattcttgtttttttttaaactcacacTGCCACCATGTGGAGAAAATATATTCTCTTCAAATTTCGAGATAGTCCTATATGATTACGtaataagtgtttttttgtttgtttgtttgtttgttcgtttttttTCTGACCACATGATAATAACACTCAGAGTATTAGAATAGAGATTAATAGAGATCTTCCTATGCTCAAAATATAATTCTCATTAACAAACACTCTAGGATTCTCCACATCCCGTTTATCTATGATATGACACCTggatatcatacacacacacaatattaggcaggtggttgtaatgttatagctgatcagtgtatgtatgtatatacactatatggccaaaagtttatggacacctgaccatcacacccatatgtggttcttctccaaactgctgcaacaaagttggaagcacagaattgtctagaatgtttttgtatgctgtagcattacaatttcccttcagggaaatgaaacctgttccagtatgacactgcccctgtgcacaaagccatggtttgagaaggttagagtggaagaacttgagtgtcctgcagagagccctgacctccacccactgaaaacctttgggatgaacgGGAAcacccagacctcctcacccaacatcagttcctgacctcactaatgttcttgtagctgaatgaacacaaacccccacagccacacttTTGACTACCTGCttatagtggtgcagtgggctTTAgctctcacttcatctctagTTAAGGAGAGCagtgcagcagcactttagtagctttagtctgtccagatCTGTACACTCgactcaaacagatcagcttccacaGCTTTCACGCTGATATGGCCGTCAATGCCATCATGTTCACCATCTTGTACATCGCTAACTAGACGGGTCTCTGGCGTAACTCAGCGTACCTGAATCATATACCTGCAACCTTTACTTTCTCCACTGTTTCATCGTTGGATTTAGATTCCAGCGTGGAACATCGCcagaaaatggtgagtgagaaaagaatcGCTTGCTCGTTTGTTTTTCAGAGAGAGTGAAACCTGACCTTTATCTCTTATTTTTGAGATTGTTTGAATATTTTCTCTTATTGACTTTCTCCTGTCTATTTACCTCTGCACTAGCAATGTCTCTCTGTGACGTCAGAGCCACACACAATCCATTCTTCTCAagggaataatgaaaatacagcaacaaacaacaaattaacaATACAATCactaaacatataaaaaatatctcAGTATAAACGTATATAACATTTAAGGATAGAGTTTTCCTTTAGCACTCATTATACATAACACTCATATACAGAGTATATATgtctttgtttttacattttatttacctaTAGCATGCACattatttttagctttttttttttttatatcctgcGTCATTTTATTCCTTGTGTAACTGTATGGCTTCTGCAAAAATCTTCTAAGTGGAGAATGCAGATTCTTCTTATCCCTGGATGTGAGATAGATATAGAGAAGTATATTGACCGCATGGCTGTTGACTGTAGGCGTGGGCGATCAAATTTCCAGCCAATCAACGATCGAGGACGCAGCCACGTGACCCGAAGGCGACTGAAAACACAGATAAAACCACGTGACATCATCTGTTGTTTACGCACAGAAGAGAGAGAGCTTGTTGAGGCGCGTGAAAGGTGACTTTtctgtgaaaagaaagaaaaaatggccACTGACATTGAAAGGTTGGCTTTGTTTGAAGAGGCGCACTATGACCAGTATGATTATTATAACCTGGATGAATATTCGTGCCATGCTGGAGGAAAAGGAAGAACGAAGAAAGAAATCGGATTAAACACCAACCGCCATTGTCCTGCAGGACATGAGAGAAAAATCGCTGAAAAATACCGGAATAGCGAAGTGAAGAGGAAGAGATCCAAAAGCTCTTCGTCTTGAACGATGTATAATTGGTAAGAAAGTGTATAtatgtgctgtttgtgtgtgtaattgtgtagtATTTTGCTGTTTACTCCTGTCCTGGCATGCTCCTTCTCTCAGCCTGTTGTGTAACAAGCTGCCAATGCAGTCCTTccctttttgttgttgt
It includes:
- the LOC113531088 gene encoding nuclear protein 1-like gives rise to the protein MATDIERLALFEEAHYDQYDYYNLDEYSCHAGGKGRTKKEIGLNTNRHCPAGHERKIAEKYRNSEVKRKRSKSSSS